A genomic window from Triticum urartu cultivar G1812 chromosome 7, Tu2.1, whole genome shotgun sequence includes:
- the LOC125520655 gene encoding uncharacterized protein LOC125520655, producing MGHAPRRLVSALYVKPPWVPIEVRIGQKWRRANVLRQADRRGLCLVSIRGPAPESDPIMVPLSTIRIPSDPPVARKRPDTRPNFRVKKPRDAGDAAEGSSE from the coding sequence ATGGGCCACGCCCCGAGGAGGTTGGTCTCTGCCCTCTATGTAAAGCCACCATGGGTGCCAATTGAAGTGAGAATCGGTCAGAAGTGGAGACGAGCAAATGTTTTAAGGCAAGCTGATCGCAGGGGACTCTGTCTTGTGAGCATCAGAGGGCCGGCGCCCGAGTCTGACCCTATAATGGTACCGCTATCAACGATCCGGATACCTTCCGACCCACCTGTCGCCAGAAAAAGACCAGACACTCGCCCTAATTTCCGAGTGAAGAAGCCCAGGGACGCTGGTGACGCCGCCGAAGGCAGCAGCGAGTAG